A segment of the Panacibacter ginsenosidivorans genome:
CTGGTACTACCGCTGCTGATCTTAAAAGATGATAATAAAAATGTACAACCGATAAGGATTACAAAAAGATTTTTTTTATTGAGCATAGTTACTGTTCGTTAAACTTGTTTCTTCACAAATCATTTATAGTTTAAAGCCCTATTTTTGTCCGACTCTTATGTTGAAACGTTGCAAAACTAATATAAAATACTTTTTATTCTTTATAACAGCTTTGCTGCTAACTGCAATAACGTTTATTACAGATGCTAAGTACAAATCTCCCGAACCTTTTTTCAAATTATTAACAGCCTGTACTGATACAACTATAAAAAATGATACTGTTATAAAGACTGCGAAAGATACAAGTATACACAATACAGGCGACAGTGCGACACTAAAAGATACTTCCGGTACAATAATAACAGTTGATACACTTAACTATTCAAAAGATTCCATTGATGCTCCAATAGATTATAGTGCAGAAGATTCCGGTGTGCTTATTATTAAAGACAAAAAATTTATGTTGTATGGCAAGGCCAAAGCAAAACATGCTGATATTGCCCTTGATGCAAATACCATTATTTACGACCAGGCCACACAGGTAATAACAGCTTATGGCGGAACAGATACTTCACTTGGCGCTTTAAATAAACCCAAACTTGTACAGGGTGAAACTGAATCGACGAGTGATACCATTGCTTTCAACATGAAGAACCAACGCGGTCTTACAAAAAACACCTACCTCAAAGAAGGCGAAATGTTTGTGGCGGCACAACGGTTTAAGAAAATAAGCAAGGATGAAGGTTTTGGTTACCGTACTACTTTTACTACCTGCAATCTTGATACACCACACTTCGATTTCAGGGCAAAGAAAATAAAGATCATCAATAATAAAATTGCTGTTTCGGGACCAGCCTATCCTGAGTTTGAAGGTGTGCCCATGCCCATAGCTATTCCTTTTGGTATTTTCCCATTAAACAGGGGAAGGCATTCAGGCCTGCTGCCACCACAGTTCGCATCAAGTCAGGATTTTGGCTTGGGCCTTGAAGGACTTGGTTACTACAAAGTACTTAGCGATAATTATGATGTTACCATACGTGGCAATATTTATTCTTATGGTGGCTGGAGTGTGAACATAACCCCGGATTATTATAAGCGCTATAAATATAAAGGCAACCTGAATCTTGCTATACAAAAGACCAAAATTTTAAATAGTTCTCCTTCTTCCAAAGAAGAGTTTACCACATCAAACAGTTTTTTTATAACGTGGACGCATTCCCGGGACCCTAAAGCAAGACCGGGAACTTCTTTTAGTGCCAGCGTAAGGGCGGGCAGTACCAAGTATAATCAGTATGTAACCAATAATAGTTATACTAATTTTCAGAACCAGTTAAGTTCATCTATCACATGGTCAAAAAACTGGAGCCAGGGAAAATATAATTTGAGTGTTTCAGCCAACCACGATCAGAATAATAATCTTGGTCTTGTAAACCTGCGCATACCTACCGTAAACTTTAGTGCTACCACTTTATATCCATTACAGCCTAAAGATTTTGTGGGCATACCTAAATGGTACCAGAAACTTGGTGTTTCTTACACTGGTACGGTGCTTAATCAAATGTCGTTTTATGATTCGGCTTTTAGTTTTAATAAACTCTTAGATACCGCACAATGGGGCGTGGAGCACAGGATCCCGATCTCGCTAACGCTACCTCCTTTAGGGCCCTTTACAGTAAGCCCAAGTATTTCCTATTCAGAAAGATGGTATGGGCAAATCTTGAATAAACGATGGGATGATAAAACAGATTCATTAATTACAACAATACAGCGCGGCTTTTATACAGCAAGAGAAGTGAGTTTCGGCATTTCTGCAAACACAAGGATCTTTGGAACATTCAACTTTCCCAAGTCTAAAGGAATAAAAGCTATACGCCACGAAGTAAAGCCTTTCATTTCTATGAGCTACAAGCCAGACCTGGTAAGCCAATATTATAAAACGGTTCAGATTGATTCCAGTGGTGAAAACTTTAGTACATATTCGGTGCTGCAGGGCGGTGTGCTGGGCACCTACAGTCAGGGCAAGTTTGGAGGTTTAAGTTTTGGTATTGATAACCTGCTTGAGATGAAAGTAAAAGACAAAAAAGATACATCTGCAAGCGCTACAAAAAAGATAAGGCTTATAGATGGATTGGGCGTTACAGGGGGCTATAATCTCATTGCAGATTCACTGAACTGGAGCCCTTTTAGTTTTAGCCTGCGCAGTACATTGTTTGATAAAATAAATATTACCGGCAGTGCATCAATGGACCCTTACGGCGTTGATACTTTTGGCCGCCGTGTAAATCGTTTATTATGGAAAGAAGGAAAGATAGGGCGCCTTACAAATGGAAGCCTTGCTATTTCCACTTCGCTAAAAAGTAAATCAAAAGACGGAAAGACAGATAAGGAGCGCATTCCTGTTGATGAGACACTTACACCCGATGAGCAATTGCAGCAGTTAGAATATGTGCGCAATAACCCTTCAGAGTTTGTGGATTTTGATATTCCATGGAATGTGTCACTCTCCTTTTCGTTAAGTTTTTACAGAACACTTTCACCTAACTTAAAAGATTATGTTACTTCTATCAGCAGTAATTTAAGTGTTAATGGAGACTTTAGTTTAACACCTAAATGGAAGATCGGGGGCAATACTTATTTCGATTTTAAAACAGCAAAGATACAGCAGCTTTCCATGTTCATTACAAGAGAAATGCATTGCTGGCAATTGGCTATAAACGTTACACCTGTTGGTTTATACCG
Coding sequences within it:
- a CDS encoding putative LPS assembly protein LptD — encoded protein: MLLTAITFITDAKYKSPEPFFKLLTACTDTTIKNDTVIKTAKDTSIHNTGDSATLKDTSGTIITVDTLNYSKDSIDAPIDYSAEDSGVLIIKDKKFMLYGKAKAKHADIALDANTIIYDQATQVITAYGGTDTSLGALNKPKLVQGETESTSDTIAFNMKNQRGLTKNTYLKEGEMFVAAQRFKKISKDEGFGYRTTFTTCNLDTPHFDFRAKKIKIINNKIAVSGPAYPEFEGVPMPIAIPFGIFPLNRGRHSGLLPPQFASSQDFGLGLEGLGYYKVLSDNYDVTIRGNIYSYGGWSVNITPDYYKRYKYKGNLNLAIQKTKILNSSPSSKEEFTTSNSFFITWTHSRDPKARPGTSFSASVRAGSTKYNQYVTNNSYTNFQNQLSSSITWSKNWSQGKYNLSVSANHDQNNNLGLVNLRIPTVNFSATTLYPLQPKDFVGIPKWYQKLGVSYTGTVLNQMSFYDSAFSFNKLLDTAQWGVEHRIPISLTLPPLGPFTVSPSISYSERWYGQILNKRWDDKTDSLITTIQRGFYTAREVSFGISANTRIFGTFNFPKSKGIKAIRHEVKPFISMSYKPDLVSQYYKTVQIDSSGENFSTYSVLQGGVLGTYSQGKFGGLSFGIDNLLEMKVKDKKDTSASATKKIRLIDGLGVTGGYNLIADSLNWSPFSFSLRSTLFDKINITGSASMDPYGVDTFGRRVNRLLWKEGKIGRLTNGSLAISTSLKSKSKDGKTDKERIPVDETLTPDEQLQQLEYVRNNPSEFVDFDIPWNVSLSFSLSFYRTLSPNLKDYVTSISSNLSVNGDFSLTPKWKIGGNTYFDFKTAKIQQLSMFITREMHCWQLAINVTPVGLYRSFNITLNPKSGILRDLRINRSRFFYSQ